The following is a genomic window from Lagenorhynchus albirostris chromosome 2, mLagAlb1.1, whole genome shotgun sequence.
TCCCCATGCCTTTGCCAGGGTCCTGCCACCGCCTGCCCAGAATTGTGGACAGAGATGGACTCTTCCTCTCAAGAGTGTCCCAGGACCTAGCACACAATGTGCTCAATATACGTTGGACGAGTGAATGAATGGTGGGGAGAAGGCAGGAATATCAGCCAGAGAAAGGATAGCAGGAGAGCAGCTGGAGGGATATTGGGGAAGAGTTAGATTCTGGGATGGAGGGTCTCACCTGACACCGGGCCAGCGCTTCCTTATAGTACTTCAAAGCCTGGTCATGCTGCCCCAGTCTGGCTGCAGCAGCCCCCAGACCCTCACAGGCCTGCCATTGCCCCTTCACGTCCCCTGGGGAAGACAGCCTGAGAGGTCCTCCCACAGCTCCCTACACCTCCAGAGGTaatccccacccccagtcccccTATCTGCCTCCCCACCAGCCCCAAGGATTCTCAGCCTTTGTCCCACCCCAAGCCACCTGCAAACCCCCTCACCCTCACCAGTGTCCCGGGCAGCCTGCAGAGCATGTAGATAGTTGTCTCTGGCAGCCTTGTGGTCTCCCAGCTGGCTCAGTGCAAATGCCAGGCTTCCAAAGCTCCGGCCCTGCTCCCACCGCTGCCCCACAGAGCCTGGTGATAGAGCCCGCCCCATATTAAGAGAGGACTTTGGCTGCTGGGGCATCAGGACCCTACCCCCAAAGACAAAGGGAGGGTTGCCAGGAGTCCTTGTGCTCAACCCTGGCACACCTCCAGATGCACCACAGAGGCCTGAACGCTTGAAACCCAGCCTCTCCTCAGTCCTGAGCTTTGGCCTGAATGCCTCCCCCATGCTAGTTTGAGCCACGTATAAATCCAGGGCGTCAGGCAAGGCACGTATTAAAAGCTCCATTTTTATACACGTAGAACCTGAAGCTCAGAAAGCAAAAATGACTTGCTAAACGTCACACAATCATTTAGAGCAAGCACTGGCTCCACTTCAGGCCTCCTCTACCAGCCAGGGCTCTTGCCTCTGCCCATTGCTGCCTTCCCAACCCCAGGCCTCAGCCTCTGGGCCCATGACCCTCTGTCCTGTCTGGCTATCCCATCTCCTGCACCCCCTGCACACCCTCACTCCCCTGTTCTGGACTTCCCAGTCCCATAATTAGTTCTAAACGTCCATCTACTCTTCAGCCTCCGGGCCCCAGCTGGAACCCCTTCTTAGTCCCTTGGCCCCAATCccattccccagcccctggtacccACCGTGTGTGTCGGCAGCCTTCTGGTGAAACTCCCGGGCTTCCTGATAGTTGCCGAGGGCATTGTGGGCCATCCCAAGGTTTCTTAGCACCGTGGCCTCCTCTCCTGGCCCCCGGCACAGGGGCAGGGCTTGCTGGAAGGCCTCTGCTGCTAGCGGGAACAGCTGGAGCTGGGAATAGCCCACGCCTAGGTCGTTATAGAGTTGCCCTAGAGGGCATGGCCAAGGTCAGTGGTAGCCAGGTCAGATGCAGCTGAAGCTGTACTGCTGCAGCCTCTGCCCCACTCTCCCAGGGTTCCCCCAGTCCTCAGAATTGCCTCTGCTTCCACCCCACTTCTCCGAGTATCACCAAGTCTTAATCTCCCCAGATCCCACACCTTCTCTGCCCAAAGGCCTCACCCAGCAGTCCTCGCTCAGTGCTCCTCTCAGCAAGCCTCCGGCTCTCCTCCAGCACCTGCAGCACATCACCCACCCCATGCTGCCCGCTCTTCAGCATACAGCCCGCTGCAGCCCCCAGTGTCAGGGCTGCAGCCCTGGGTTGCCCTGCTTGGGCGTAGGCCCGGCTCGCTTCCTGCAGGCAGTGGGCTGCTAGCTCAGGCTGTCCCAGAGCCTGGTAGCAGGCTCCCATTTTTGCCTGGGCTTGCCCCTGGTCACCTAGTGGCTGGTAGTGGCCCAGGGCCTTGTGATACCAGGCCAAAGCCTGAGGCAGGTCGCCCAGGGCGTGGTAAGCCAAAGCCACGTTGAAACACTGGTCGCCATGACACCCGCCCTGGGCTGTCTCTTGAGGTTGAGCTCGTAGGAGCAGCTCAAGCCCTCTGGCTGGGTCCCCAGTCTCCACGTAGGCAGCCCCCAGGTTGAAGGCACAGGCCCGGAGAACAGGGGTGTCCCTGGTTTGTGGTGACTTGGAAGCCAGGAGGAAGGCCCTCTGGAAGCTGGTCAAGGCCTTATGATTCTGACCAGCCAATAGGGCCCTGTGGCCAGCCCTGGTGAGGGCTTGGATTCTGGCCTCTTGCCGTGgccactttcttttcttctttttcttcttggagcTTGAAGGCGAGGGCGAGGGCTCTTGCAGGGTATCCTCAGTGTTGAGGGAAGACATAGTGCTGACGATAGGGAGCAGAGGGGTCAGTATGTCATCCTTGGCTTCCTCCAAAGCACTATCCCTCTAGGCAATTCAGCTCTACCTCTGCCCTGGTGTGACCCTCAGGGTGTCAGGGATTTCTCTCTGACATCTCACTTTGCTTCATCTAACCCGTTGAACACCATATTAACTCTCACTCTAATGTCCAGACTAGTTTTTCGTCCTCCAAGACTCACTTCAAGCTTCCTTCAGAAAGCCCCTCCCCTCAACCAACTGGGTCCCTCTTCTGTACCCCCATAGTACCTTATGTCCTTTACGGCATTTATCACACTGGGTTTAGGGTTATTGACTTTCTCGTCTATCTCCCCTACTAGATTTGGAGCAACTTGAAGCGTCTGGCACATAGATTCTCAATATATGCTTATTGAATGAGATGAAAAAGTTTTATAGATCATtagattattattatatatatagattttaccacaataaaaaaggtttattgaatgaataaatgaatggatgaacgaaCAGAGCACACACAGGGCCTCTTCTCCACCATCTCCTTCACCCTGTGCCTCCAAAGACACCCACTCATATCTAGGTTCTCCTGCTGTCTAATCTCAAGGTATAGTTCAAGTCAGCTCACCAAACAGTGAGCTCCTGCTGTGTGCCGGGAGGGAGCCACACAAGGCACTGGTGGCACAAAGGTGCATAGGCCATGGAATTGGCAAGGAGCCAACGTCCAGGGGCAGGGCTACTGTCTCTCCATTTACTGCTTACTCCCTATCTCGAGGGGAACCTCTTTCTCCCCTACCTccttggctttctgtctgcttaCTAGTTTCAGTCCCCCAACATCCTGCTTTGGTCTCCAGGGCACTCTTAAACCCAAATACATTTCTCTCATCAGCATGTGTTTCCCATTAGTATCTCTCCCCCAAAAAGGCAAAGCCTTTTCATGAACTCTCCTCCCAAGAGACAGGAAAAGGAGTGGAAAAGATCCAGTAGCTGAGCTCTCAGCCCCTCCCATTTGCTtcttcttctcccctttttttttctttaggagaaACAGGCAGAGgtgatacatattcttttcaaagaaactcCCCCTAAGAACAGCCAGGAATCCTGTCTCTTTGAGACCCGCATTCCTGAGGCATTCCCGGCTGCCCCCACAAGGTCTTGGGGCCCCAGACACAAAACGCCTTACCTCCCTCGATCTCCTCTGTAGCTGGCTTTCTGGAATGGTCCCTCAGGCTAGGGTTACCTCCCTTATCTCTTAGCTCAGAGCCCCTGGGGTTCCTAGACAACCAGGTACCGCCCTCCACTCCTAGGGAATTCTTTGATTGACAGCTCAAATGCCCTATCTTAGTGCTGAACCCTGCTGGTGCTTGGGCACAGATACCTGAATTCCATTGCCCTTcctgccccacctctccccacccttgCAGACACACGCATCAATCCTTCACTTCAGGCAAGAATCAAAGCATCAAGGGCTTGTTACTAGTCACAGCTTCAAAGATCGTCTATCCCATTccctcatttcacagaggaaggGACCTCAGAAGAGCAGatgtaacttgcctgaggtcacagagcacTCATGTAGCTAGGATTAGAGCCCAGGTTTTCTGATTCTGGGCTAATTAGCCTAAGGTCCCTTCCACTAACCGTAATTGCGAGCTTTAATGAGGCTTGGGTTGTCCCAGAAGTGAACcctttcacacatacacacacgaacacacacgCACTCTTATACACTGTGCTTCTGTGTGGTAGTTTCACATTTGGAAACAGGGTGAAAGGTTGATGGTCAGGAAGGGTCTGGAGATCAGAAGAGCCTCTCTGCCCCCGGAACTCCTTTTTCCAGCTCCACTGGTCTGCAACCTCCAGGTTCTGCTTAATGAGAGGACAGCAGGCCCCAGGACAACAGGCACCTACTGCCCTAACTCACCAAGGGTGGCCTGCATCAGAAAGCAAATGTCCTCATTTATCTGGGAGAAAGGCCTCTTTTAAGTAGAGGCCATGGCCAGAAACAAAATTATAAGGAAGCACTTGGGCTCACCTGCATTTGCCAGGCAGCCTCTGCTGAGTGCCTGCTGCGTGCAGGCCTGGTGCTGTGTGCCACAGATGGTGCCCATGCCCGAGGCCGGCTCTCCTAGCAGCCTGCAGCTTCTGCCCATGGGCTGGGCCTTCAGGATGTTACCACAGCATAGCCAGAGCCAAATATGCAGCTCAGTCTGTTGTTCACTGAGTAGCCTCTCTTAAGGGGAGAGGAGGAtttggggagggagcagggactGAAACCGTTCTCACCAAGGTTCCAATGACCTCTCAATGATCTAGTGATCATTTCTGAatcatttttcttgtttgattcCCTGCTGTATCTGATATATCCTTGCAACTCTCTCCTCACTTGGTTCCACGACCCACTGTGTCCTGGCTGTCCTTCTCCTGTGCTGACAactccttctccatctcctttgCTTGCCCTCTGTCCACCTCTTAAATGCTAGTGTTCCCCAACACTCTGCCCTTTgctcatttcttattttacaagCTCTTCCTCAAAAACTTCATCCagtcctttgaatttttttttaattgagtatcgttgatttacaatattgtgttagtttcaggtgtacagcatagtgatgcAGTGCTTTTGCAGATTATATCctattacaggttattacaagatattgggtataattccctgcactatacagtaaatcctcattgcttctctattttatgtaGTTTGTTCAtctcatacccctaatttgtccctctctgcctccctctcccctttggtaaccacaagtttgttttctatgtctgtgagtctgtttctgttttgtatatatattcagttgtattattttttagattccacgtataaatgataccatatagtatttgcctttctctgtctggtttcactaagcataatattctctaggtccatccacattgctacaaatggcaatattttattcctttttatggctaatattcccatatatatatatatatatatatatatatatatatatatatatatagtaggcCCTCAAGTTAAAGGGACCAAAGAACACTATAGGaagagtgtgtgtggggggttaATGGGAATACCAGGGGAAAATGATAGAGGCAGGGGTAGGCGCAGGGACTACTTCAAATAAGACGGTTTAACAGCGAAGGAGCCCTGGAGAAACAGCGACCCAAAATACCACAGGAACGGGAGCTCCCCTCCGGGAGCGCCCCTCCCCGTCTTGGACAGTACCCTTCGTCCCATCTGGCGGCGCACCTCCCAAGCCTGGAACTACAAATCCCAGAGGCCCCTGCGGCACAGACAGGACGTGTCCTGTCTGCCTGTGGCTACGATGAGGGGCGGTGGCCGGGCGGCGGGAGATTCAAACCTGGAAGAAGGAGAAACATGGAGGGGAGAGGAACGGGCCCGTCCCGGGCGACCTGTGAGTGCCAGAAGGGGCCGAGAAGGGTCCGGCAGTGATGCCACTGGTCGGGGACTCGGCGGTCCTGGGAGAGGTTGGGGCTGGGGTTGGGCGCAGGGCCAACCAAGCAAGGGGCGGCCGAACTGTGCTCAGTGGGGAGGGAGCATTCAGTCCGGACTCCTGCGGGCGGGAGTAAACCTGTGAGCTGCGAAACGCTCCGACTTCTGTGTCGCGCTTCAAAGCTTACAAAGAGTTTTCTCACTTATTCCCAAATTCTGGGGCTCCTGGGCTGGGAGAATGTAGGTGGTCTGGATGGCCACTTAAAAATTCGGCAGTTACTCTTGGCTACCATACTTGCTAAGCGCTACCGGGGGACGGGAAGCCTAAAAAGGCCTGCGGGGGCTTCCTTGACTTTTTGATGCTTCTTTGAGACAATGCCTCTCAAACTTTACGGTGTCGGAATTACCCGGGGAGctaatttaaaatgcagattcctgaatCCTACCCCAGAGCTTTAGCAACTATAGGTCTCGACTTGGGCCCATAATCTGCATTTATAACAAGCACCGCTGTGCTTCTTCCGTCACCCCACATAATTGTGATGCGGGTAGTCCAAGT
Proteins encoded in this region:
- the TTC24 gene encoding tetratricopeptide repeat protein 24 yields the protein MSSLNTEDTLQEPSPSPSSSKKKKKKRKWPRQEARIQALTRAGHRALLAGQNHKALTSFQRAFLLASKSPQTRDTPVLRACAFNLGAAYVETGDPARGLELLLRAQPQETAQGGCHGDQCFNVALAYHALGDLPQALAWYHKALGHYQPLGDQGQAQAKMGACYQALGQPELAAHCLQEASRAYAQAGQPRAAALTLGAAAGCMLKSGQHGVGDVLQVLEESRRLAERSTERGLLGQLYNDLGVGYSQLQLFPLAAEAFQQALPLCRGPGEEATVLRNLGMAHNALGNYQEAREFHQKAADTHGSVGQRWEQGRSFGSLAFALSQLGDHKAARDNYLHALQAARDTGDVKGQWQACEGLGAAAARLGQHDQALKYYKEALARCQKEPDSVRERLVAKLTDAIRTHLARGGLLPTHTLTSAPGGPQAPGGACPVVGTPARVGKGTAGVRHRSSDRWEDELEEGHEGKEEESANVLTTAWTPRLERPRPRANLSFGGQGPLRMENPGLLVTNGPHSKSNRNNPHPALEAQGVPCLLHSLSAALSERESPAELGDRRLKPTPSCPGACEQRSSKQPREPPSRNPQRRSTESGFCMIM